From the genome of Astyanax mexicanus isolate ESR-SI-001 chromosome 3, AstMex3_surface, whole genome shotgun sequence:
ACTGCAACATCTGTACCTACAAACACCTAAAAAAAGGAACTTGACAATTAATATGTATTAGAATAATTACCTTTTCTATTGCAATATACAATTGcaatatacaataatattaaattacTGCCCAGCCCCATTCACAATCTCAGAAAAGTATACAGCTTGGGTAAAAAGCACAAACACATTGCCTAGAGATGAAATTTAGGGCAAAAGTGCATGTGAAATATGCAGCATTTGAGGGTAAGGATTACTGAATACCTgaggtgtttttgtttatttgttggttTTCTACTACAAAGTAATTTAAATTTTATAGACTCACCTGGTTTAGCGGTCTGGCAAGCTACACATTTGCTGTCCTGTGCTTTGTTCTGAACCATGCAGACATCACACTCCCATGCCCCCTCTGGCTTCTTAAACTTGTCCCCAAAACCAAGGAGTCCAGATGTGGTACAGCTAGAAGTGCTGGTCGTAGTACTAGAAGATGAAGCACTGACAGTGGAGGGTGTCTCCAACACAGGTGGCAAAGTCAGGGTAGGTTTTACTCCTGTCCCAGGTTTTGCAGTGTCACAAGCTACACACTTAAATACCTCTGGTTTGTTTTGCACCAGACAGGTGTCACAGTCCCAGGTTCCAGGAGGACGCGCAAACAAAGTATTAAGACTAGCAGCAGGAGCTTTTGCAGGTTTACTGTCCGATTTGGAGGAAGATTCTTTGTTGGGCTCACAATTCCATGTTCCCAGTGAAGGTTTGAACTTGCTGCCAGCTGAGGATGAGGATTCACTAGCAGACCTCAACTCTGGGACAGGGGGGCCCGCAGCAGGGGATGCAAACCCTGTGAATATGAAACAAACAAAGTTAAAATCTAGTgttaaaaaaatttcaaaaaaatgtaGTGACAAATCCGTACAGCAAGCCAAACATGAGTAGACAGCCAATTCTAGTCCAGTATTACCTGGTCCTTTGAGGATATCTAGAACACTGCCCTGCTTCAAGACTTTGGCAGGTTTGAAGGGACCCTCAAACTCTTCCTTGCATTCGCGGGCAGCtggttttactgtttaaaaaaataaaaaataaataaataaaatacaccaaTTAAGAAAAATCTGAACAAGCTCCAAAGAAATTATACAAAACAGATACCAGGCAACAACTGATTTACCTGCAACTGCTGCTGGAGCCGGTTTCCCATTTGAGGCAGAAGGTGTAGTTTTCATAGTGGGTGCACTGAAAGTAAATCCCGTCTGTAGGAAATCAGAGTTACAACTGAGCAAGTgtttcacacaggagaaaaataataataaaaaaaaaattataaggaCGACTTACAGATGGAGAAAAAGATGGTGGACTTGCAGCTGTTGCCTTGACGATAGGTGTGGAAAACGTAAAGGGGGCATCAGGGGTTGTGGGCACTGTGGGGGCCTGCTGTATTAAACAAAAATACCTTTAGAACATACAAGCTGGAACTAaggtatataaaataaataaaataaaaacaaataagctGTTACACATTATACCTCCTACATTATTCCCCCCAGCAACCACctcaatattttatttaagtttttaaaaactaaatcaTACACCAGTCAGCATTTATGATTTATGAGTAAAATAATGGAAACAAATAGGCTTAAATAGATCATAGCGGTAGTCATTCACAGCTCTCGTAAATTTACTTAAGAAAAACTATCATGTTTTTAGAtgagaataaaacatttttagtatgAAACATAGTAAGAATTAAACAACGACTGTATACAGAACAATGTAATTTGATTCATGACAGGTAGTCATACCTTGCTGATGGCAGGTTCTTTGGGGATGAGGGTTGATGGTTTATTGTTAGGTTTGAGAGTGGATGTAGGGGGAGGAGAGGAGAAGCTGAAGGTAGGTAGAGGGGAGTTACTTAAAGGTAGTGAGATGGCAGGCAGATCTGGAGCTTCAGAGACCTGTTAGGAGAAAACGGTTAAGGTACTCTCCGTAACAGTCAAATAATTTTTTGTATTAAGGCTACCAAGATTTTCACGAACCTCATCATCAGTCTTTTTGGATGAAGGACGAATGCTCCTCTCCCTCTTCATCTTGCCTCCTCCAGCACCTGTGTTGCTGGTGGTAGGCGTGCTGGACAGTGGGTACGACAGGCCGCTTGTGCTAGAGATAAAGATATGATTTAGTGCCTTTAATAATCTGAATATCCTGCTGCTATCGGTGTGGAATAATATAGCTTGTTTCCCCCCCATTTATGGTAGAGCACTACACTAACCGTACAAGTAAGATTCCTTTACCATCAATGACTGTGAAAAAATGGTCTTACCTTGGTGGGGGTGCAGGGGCATCTGGTCTCTTAGGGGACCTTCTAACAGGCTAAAGAGGGAACAAAAATGGTTGTCAGTCAACAATTTACGCCTGGAAAACAGGTTTTTCCATTTGCTGTATAATCTTAAAATCTGAACAGTTCATCTGGAACCTGATGCCAAAACTTTCTTCTGTACTACTACAAATTATCAGTTTATTAACAGgcaaacaaaataaactaaaaacattatATGCAAGTAATCACAATGTGCATCATTAACAATAAGATTcccattactttttttatttaaaaaaaatcagattttctgttATGGCTGACCAAGAAAGAGAAAAACTAAATCACAGATTTCTTTCATACTGGGCTGAAAATCCATTATTTCACagccagactttttttttttaaataaaattaggcaGCCATCCTTTTTCACAGCTACTGAACCCAACATTTCATATATCTTGTAAATAATAAGACAATAACAGGGCTTTCtgtatttacaatgtaaatgcactttaattttatgattttaatagCTAAGAATATTATTTTGCCAACAATCACTGCTTTTTATGTCATTCCTTCTGGTCACCTCACAAATCGCTGTTCTCTGCTAGGCAATCAAAAATgagctgcacaaaaaaaaacagagcactcACTGTCTCCTTGTTGCTTTTGTCCACTACTCTGCTGACTGATCCAGGAGTTAACGAAGGGCGGAAAGACATGGAGCGGTTACTCGCCACAGACGCAGCAGCCGGTATCACCAGCTTCTGCACAGGCGGAAGAGCTGGCTCCACCTGCAACACGAAAGAGAACCATGAGTCCATGAAAATTGAGGAAAATAAGCAAACCAGACAACAATATCCACACTACTAAACATATTGCAAGATCCACTTATCTATAACCTGTGGATGAGAGAATTAACCTGTTTTGAGAAAGACCTTGGTTGAAGTCTAACGTGCCAATGTGTGATCAGCCAAAGACAATAAATCAAAAAGTGCTATTTTTTTTGCTAGTAAGTAAATCCTCAATAACTAAAGACCTATCAGGGCAACAACTCCAAACGCAAATGGACTTCCATAAGCTGCAAGAGAATGAAGGACTCATTGTTGGAGTTTAGTGAACAGCTGTCACAGCTGCCTGAAACCAGCAACTTAAGCCTGACAACTTTCACCCTGTTTAACGGAAGAGAAAGTATTACAGCAGCTGGATAATGCTTTGACAATAAAGGTCTTACAACAACAGATGTTCTGAAGGTAAACAAGCCATAGACTCACAAAAATTCAACAACACAGATTTGTTTTATATGAAATGTTCCTACTAATTTCAAACTTCAATTTGTGaaattaactatttaaaaaaatattacacaccTTTTATCACCTTCAGTATTACATATATACTTCCCAATGTATTGTGGGGATATTACTTTATTTGAATTCAAACAAACGATTAAATTAACCACTGCACAAGAATTTTCAACCTGCTGAATACAGACATGTACATACCTTTTTCTTCTTTGACTGAAAACTTGAAACATCTAGATCGCTGTGATTCAAGGACTAAATGAAGAGAAAAGAAAGCACTTTTAGACTAACAATTTAAGTGTAGATACAGAACTGGGCTTAAGCAAAGAATAAGAACAAGTTCCTTACTGTTGATAAAGGAGAAGAAACAGTTGAAGGGATTCTTTTCGCATCCTAaaaccacaaaaaataaataaataaaacttatgtgcaacacatttttttctttaaaagaatTTTTACTTTACAGTTGGGCTGACCGATATTACAAACTCTTACATTACTCTTCAGTGCaagtaattttaataataaaaacattaaacccTGTTTTGTGCGGGGTACGTTACTGAATCAGGAAATTGCACTGAATTAGGTTGAGATGGTAAAATCAAGGGCAATATTacaaaaatgcaatttttttttagcttgtacAAAATTATTTTGAACATTAGAAGTACTACATATTACCCAGCTCCATCCAACACCACAAGTATGTGTCCTACATTTTATATTGGAGAAATTTATTTAAGCAGAACCAATGTACTTACTGCAAGAGGGCTGGACATGCGCTCCAGGGACTGGAGGATGCGTCTAGCTGTAGCACTTGTCACTCCACAAGGCTGAGCTCCTGCTGGTTTTGCCTTTATCTGTCTCCTCACCGGAGCATGATAAGGGGTGCCGGGCCGTGCACGACCACTTCTGGCAGCAGCAGCCCCTCCATAGGTAGTCTTCCCTGGATAGAAAGGAGAGTCCCCCAGCTGACTGGAGTTCAGCACCGAATTGTTCATGACCGACTGAATAAGAGGAAAGGAACATGAAGCAAAAGTTGTGAGACAGTATGCAGCATACAACTGACCAAAGACATACAACTAGGTACAACTAATTTTTTTACCATATGAGAATATTAATAGATAGAAAAATCCTCAAACACTGAAAGGTTGCCCCTTAACTTTCTACCTAATGATTCTTGCTTAGTTTGACAGTTCAATGCTTTAGGTGTGTTTTCAGCATATAAACCTAAAGCTTATTATATGAATTAGTCTTTACAGACCTTAAACTATACTGCATGTTATTTCTATACCTCCTTTTTTATTTGGTTATAGATCCTAAtggaaaaacaatgttcattttaatgtaACCACAAGGTTAAAATTACACAAGCTCTATGTATTTGCTACACAAAAGCTGCAGCGCAATGTGTTTGCCTTAAAAAGTACTTGTTTCAGCTGCTATGCATTGTTCTCAACTCAAATAATATGTATACTGATTTTAAACACTCAACAAATTATATTAGCACACTTAAGGGCATCATGCTAAAAATCAAAACTATTTTAACACATACAAATGCATATGTAGTGGGGCAATTACAAAGACTGCAAATACTTAGTACAATGATTTGTAGTTAAAAAATCATTTGTTTAAACAAGACCAGGTATATTCTTTGTAATGAAACGTAGTAGTTTAAGGGTTAAGTATGGATATCCAAGTACTGATATCCATTATATGCTATATAAAGCATTCTTAAACTAAATAGAATATGGCAAAactgtcatattgcccacctctaacagagaaaaaatgttttacaaattaaattgctctaaatgactggCAGTCATAAGAGATGCAGCCCATCACCAATAACATTGGTGATGTTAGGggaaataattacttaaaaattaAGACAGTATTACTTACTGATGAGGAAGTGCCAAAGACTGATAGGTTGAAGGCAGGCTTCTTGAGACCGGTCTGTCCTGACTGCGATCCAGAGTGGGTGCGATCTGTCTCTGGGGACCAGAGTAGTGGTGCAGTCTTTGAGGTTGGTACATCTGAAAGAAGATATTGGAAGCCCTATACTTAGTGCTATCTAAACCTAGTTTGAGCATTACACCCAGACTACATCAATGCTGAGAATTAGTGAAGATATTCTGCATGCTGCTAAAAAACTACAAACAGAAGCTGAACATTTTGATACTGGTCATAAACAAAATTGTGTGTAAGATTCATGCATACACTACATATATTTCTGGTCATGAACTGTTATGGATTTCTTTGGAGCAAAATATAACTGGGAGCAATGGTTCTAGGGGAATAAAAACGTGGGGATTGTCAGACAAATGTTACCAAACTACAGCTGTGTCTTACCTTTATCAGACGCCCTTGATGAGAAGCCACTGGTAGTGGAAATGTTGTCGTCCTCATGCTGAGAGCTGGAGTCCTTGATCTCCTTCACTAAGGAGAAGTTGGAGGCTACAGCAAATGGGCTTGCCGCGAAGGAGGCTGTGGATGTGGAGGGCTGCGAGAAGAGAAAGTTTGACACCCCTAGTGAAGGGGAGCCATCCTGGGTGGGGAACTGTAGGTGGGAGCGGTTGAGAGGGGGTCGTGACAAAACATCCTGGAAGTTCAGCGATGCTTTGCTTGTAGAGGGTTCTggaaatacaggaaaaaaattgctaaatatttatgcaaaaaaatagTTTCACACTGGGTAATGTGTGTCGATAGAAGCCAACTGTAATATTCTTACCTGCATTACTGGTGCTAGGCTCTGGGGAGTTGCGTCCATCTTGGAGTGGGGCAGGATCTTCGTTGCCATTGGGAGGAGGGGCTACATTGTTCTGTTCCACGTCTACTCTGGCCTCCTCACCTGCGGTTAGCTCTCCATTTTTGAAGTACTTCTGTAGCCAAGAGGGGACTATGCTCTTCACTGTGTCTGTCACTCGACTGATTAGACCTGGCTgttgctgaaaaataaaataagcccaGTTAACAGTGCAAAACTTCTACATCTACATTTACATTATATAGATTAATCAAAGTATAGAAAAATACAAAGAGCTCTGCCATATGTTAATTTGTGTAAGGTAATAATTCTGTAAATTCATCCATGGGTTAACAGATATTCCCATATACCATGTTTGCATTACATTTTATGTCAACAGACCAATTCTACCAAAGGATTTGTAGCCCAGAGATCTTATGCACTCACCAAATAATTTTTccatgaattaatatatatatatatatatatatatatacacacaatgtaCATTAAATGGAACAAGTGTGTAAAAATGGTCCTGAAATATTTGAAGAGGAATCAATCAGCATAAAATTGAAAGAACATGGGGGCAAATGCACTGGAGCTTTGGCTGTATACAGACAGAAAACCCGTTATGACTGCTTTTGTAATCCTTTAATCCAGAGGTAGGCAATTTCAGTCCTGGAGTTCCGGATTTCTACTCAGTTTGGTGATTTTAATGCTCAAGAACACCTGAAATTTTAACTGACTTATTAAAGATTGGGTTTATTTGTCTGTGCAGTACTTCAGGACCAGAACTGGCAACTACATTCTAATCATCTACAAGTGCTGTTAGTATCATAAATAGCCAATCAAATCTGTCTCATAAAGTAAGGTAAAGTAAGGTGTTACAGGcttaatataacaaaaataaaatcatacaagAAATGCAAATCTATACCAAATTGTGTATTTAGGCCACACAGAACAGAAGTAAATTCTACTAATGTCCTCCATACTTGCACTGCTAAAACTCATTGATCAGAACTAAATAATTACCAACAACGTAATTTAAACATGTCATATAAcctggtattttattttttttacaattaaagcTGAAGTACCTTAGAGAAAAAAAACGTTTAGTATAGTATTAACATTTCGTGAAGTCTTAGGAAGGAATCCACGTCTATGAAGCCAAACTAACTAACAAGTCATGTCTACTCAGCAATAAAAAAATGAGTCAAAACAAGCCTATTAACATGTTACCTAAATGCTTAAGTCACAGTTACATTTTACAAGCTGTCTAAGTCAACTATTTAACCTGCGTTTTTTAAAGCTCTATAAACCATAACATGGCAGAAACagaagtacatttttttttaacggGGGTTTCCTGATAACCACACGCTTCACTTGCCTTCTGTTTATCTATAGAGTCTAGTCATCAGTACAACCTACAGGTTGATGACAACATTCTAACCAAACTGAGCAAACTCATGTTTTCCCCTCAGCCTACAAACTGCTTTATTTGAACAGGAACGCTAGCTTCGAACTCTATTAGATGAGCCTGTGACTGAAAGAATTTGAGTGAGCAGCAGTTCTCTAGTCAAAGGGGCCACACGACAGACATGCTACatactctatacacacactcttGAGACCCTTTGTTCTCCAGTAGCACACCAGGGTCAGGTATAGTAGACAGATTTCAGACAGATTTACTAATAGCATCTACTTGTTTGTAGCTATATTTGATAACAGTATAACTACATTGCCCAAGTCACTTTTTTGCTCTCTGATACAAAAGGAAAACATCAATTCTCATTTTCCATGACATACTTATCAGAAATGTCATATCTGCCCGATATTGTTGGATACACAGAATGCATTATCGTGACACATTGGATCATTAATATCTGATAAAATATGAACATTTCACAGACTTATTTAGTTAATCCTAGTTGATCATGTATATTTTAGTGTCCCTGATCTACATGTCCTAGTGTAGTGGTTCCCAACCTGTATTTCTGCCGCCATTTTAGTGGGTTTCCTTTTTAACTGCATACTAATTAGTAATTTCAACTAGGCCGACTATGTAATCTAAAAGTGTCAATGTTGAGTAGACTGAAACATCCACAATGCATGTTTAGAACTGTTTTTATGAGTGTTAGTACAATTACAATTAGTACAATGCAAGTACCTTATAGAATTGGTGATTAGCACACAACAGGTATGCAACCGCTCTTTTACTAGAAAATTACTGAACTCGCAAGCTAgatcaaatgcattaaaaacaatataaacactTTTAGTGTAGTCAGGGGTGCTTGCTCTTGATCCTGGAGATCTACCAGCCTATAGAATTGTCGTACCCCATGACCTCACGCACCTGATCCAGGTAATCAAGGCCTTCAATGAGGGAGGTAGATCCCCAGAACCAACCCTGTTCTTAATCACGCAGGGAACAGGGCTCCTTA
Proteins encoded in this window:
- the nup153 gene encoding nuclear pore complex protein Nup153 isoform X2; its protein translation is MAATGGGKIRTRRYHIASKPYAKGKQQQPGLISRVTDTVKSIVPSWLQKYFKNGELTAGEEARVDVEQNNVAPPPNGNEDPAPLQDGRNSPEPSTSNAEPSTSKASLNFQDVLSRPPLNRSHLQFPTQDGSPSLGVSNFLFSQPSTSTASFAASPFAVASNFSLVKEIKDSSSQHEDDNISTTSGFSSRASDKDVPTSKTAPLLWSPETDRTHSGSQSGQTGLKKPAFNLSVFGTSSSSVMNNSVLNSSQLGDSPFYPGKTTYGGAAAARSGRARPGTPYHAPVRRQIKAKPAGAQPCGVTSATARRILQSLERMSSPLADAKRIPSTVSSPLSTSLNHSDLDVSSFQSKKKKVEPALPPVQKLVIPAAASVASNRSMSFRPSLTPGSVSRVVDKSNKETPVRRSPKRPDAPAPPPSTSGLSYPLSSTPTTSNTGAGGGKMKRERSIRPSSKKTDDEVSEAPDLPAISLPLSNSPLPTFSFSSPPPTSTLKPNNKPSTLIPKEPAISKAPTVPTTPDAPFTFSTPIVKATAASPPSFSPSTGFTFSAPTMKTTPSASNGKPAPAAVAVKPAARECKEEFEGPFKPAKVLKQGSVLDILKGPGFASPAAGPPVPELRSASESSSSAGSKFKPSLGTWNCEPNKESSSKSDSKPAKAPAASLNTLFARPPGTWDCDTCLVQNKPEVFKCVACDTAKPGTGVKPTLTLPPVLETPSTVSASSSSTTTSTSSCTTSGLLGFGDKFKKPEGAWECDVCMVQNKAQDSKCVACQTAKPGSASAAPSSLAPAAPKPASTAPLLGFGDKFKKPEGSWDCDVCCVQNKSGDQQCVACQSPKPGAKVESKGFVSSFGTQSSSTDSSSSAFKFGTGSSNSTSVGLKFGGSFTNSSNSLDFKMGNTSDSNSSSGGFKFGASSADSTGGFKFGGASDSTSTSTSSSEGFKFGGSSDGFKFGATPASTNTENKNDSTNSSTGFKFGGGSGVTFGSTAASTSTTVTGGFSFEQPKPKDQLVNTANSSLEFDSSAPKAKAEKDDPPFTGGSASSTSASSTIPVFGKPTVAEPKTATLSFGEPAAKEPALATSTFTFGKPEEKKDAALPSSGFVFNAAKEADKPAPSLGFSFSKPEPPKEVPKPAFTFGKPAESTEAPKPPAFGFGQSAADTATPKPAFGFMVNSSSTPASSSPAPSIFGAQSSSSTLAPTSAPTSTFMFGQSASSDAPPAKAFMFGQQDSQPASAAPPAPAAAAAPAPAPAQPFLFGSTANSTAFSFGGAATATPASAAPAPSAAPSPFVFSSATVSTGFGSGQAPAFGQGSSQPAAPAFGSPAPSFSATNSASPAFGAKPNAAPSFGQQPNATPVFGSSAPSAGQGGFQFGGASAFGTPNRNSAVFTFGGGAGNAANSAPSPVMSAQPVAAGGGFGFSQPPAFNIGSTKSVSSATPATQHTISGRKIKTAVRRRK
- the nup153 gene encoding nuclear pore complex protein Nup153 isoform X4, yielding MAATGGGKIRTRRYHIASKPYAKGKQQQPGLISRVTDTVKSIVPSWLQKYFKNGELTAGEEARVDVEQNNVAPPPNGNEDPAPLQDGRNSPEPSTSNAEPSTSKASLNFQDVLSRPPLNRSHLQFPTQDGSPSLGVSNFLFSQPSTSTASFAASPFAVASNFSLVKEIKDSSSQHEDDNISTTSGFSSRASDKETDRTHSGSQSGQTGLKKPAFNLSVFGTSSSSVMNNSVLNSSQLGDSPFYPGKTTYGGAAAARSGRARPGTPYHAPVRRQIKAKPAGAQPCGVTSATARRILQSLERMSSPLADAKRIPSTVSSPLSTSLNHSDLDVSSFQSKKKKVEPALPPVQKLVIPAAASVASNRSMSFRPSLTPGSVSRVVDKSNKETPVRRSPKRPDAPAPPPSTSGLSYPLSSTPTTSNTGAGGGKMKRERSIRPSSKKTDDEVSEAPDLPAISLPLSNSPLPTFSFSSPPPTSTLKPNNKPSTLIPKEPAISKQAPTVPTTPDAPFTFSTPIVKATAASPPSFSPSTGFTFSAPTMKTTPSASNGKPAPAAVAVKPAARECKEEFEGPFKPAKVLKQGSVLDILKGPGFASPAAGPPVPELRSASESSSSAGSKFKPSLGTWNCEPNKESSSKSDSKPAKAPAASLNTLFARPPGTWDCDTCLVQNKPEVFKCVACDTAKPGTGVKPTLTLPPVLETPSTVSASSSSTTTSTSSCTTSGLLGFGDKFKKPEGAWECDVCMVQNKAQDSKCVACQTAKPGSASAAPSSLAPAAPKPASTAPLLGFGDKFKKPEGSWDCDVCCVQNKSGDQQCVACQSPKPGAKVESKGFVSSFGTQSSSTDSSSSAFKFGTGSSNSTSVGLKFGGSFTNSSNSLDFKMGNTSDSNSSSGGFKFGASSADSTGGFKFGGASDSTSTSTSSSEGFKFGGSSDGFKFGATPASTNTENKNDSTNSSTGFKFGGGSGVTFGSTAASTSTTVTGGFSFEQPKPKDQLVNTANSSLEFDSSAPKAKAEKDDPPFTGGSASSTSASSTIPVFGKPTVAEPKTATLSFGEPAAKEPALATSTFTFGKPEEKKDAALPSSGFVFNAAKEADKPAPSLGFSFSKPEPPKEVPKPAFTFGKPAESTEAPKPPAFGFGQSAADTATPKPAFGFMVNSSSTPASSSPAPSIFGAQSSSSTLAPTSAPTSTFMFGQSASSDAPPAKAFMFGQQDSQPASAAPPAPAAAAAPAPAPAQPFLFGSTANSTAFSFGGAATATPASAAPAPSAAPSPFVFSSATVSTGFGSGQAPAFGQGSSQPAAPAFGSPAPSFSATNSASPAFGAKPNAAPSFGQQPNATPVFGSSAPSAGQGGFQFGGASAFGTPNRNSAVFTFGGGAGNAANSAPSPVMSAQPVAAGGGFGFSQPPAFNIGSTKSVSSATPATQHTISGRKIKTAVRRRK
- the nup153 gene encoding nuclear pore complex protein Nup153 isoform X1; this encodes MAATGGGKIRTRRYHIASKPYAKGKQQQPGLISRVTDTVKSIVPSWLQKYFKNGELTAGEEARVDVEQNNVAPPPNGNEDPAPLQDGRNSPEPSTSNAEPSTSKASLNFQDVLSRPPLNRSHLQFPTQDGSPSLGVSNFLFSQPSTSTASFAASPFAVASNFSLVKEIKDSSSQHEDDNISTTSGFSSRASDKDVPTSKTAPLLWSPETDRTHSGSQSGQTGLKKPAFNLSVFGTSSSSVMNNSVLNSSQLGDSPFYPGKTTYGGAAAARSGRARPGTPYHAPVRRQIKAKPAGAQPCGVTSATARRILQSLERMSSPLADAKRIPSTVSSPLSTSLNHSDLDVSSFQSKKKKVEPALPPVQKLVIPAAASVASNRSMSFRPSLTPGSVSRVVDKSNKETPVRRSPKRPDAPAPPPSTSGLSYPLSSTPTTSNTGAGGGKMKRERSIRPSSKKTDDEVSEAPDLPAISLPLSNSPLPTFSFSSPPPTSTLKPNNKPSTLIPKEPAISKQAPTVPTTPDAPFTFSTPIVKATAASPPSFSPSTGFTFSAPTMKTTPSASNGKPAPAAVAVKPAARECKEEFEGPFKPAKVLKQGSVLDILKGPGFASPAAGPPVPELRSASESSSSAGSKFKPSLGTWNCEPNKESSSKSDSKPAKAPAASLNTLFARPPGTWDCDTCLVQNKPEVFKCVACDTAKPGTGVKPTLTLPPVLETPSTVSASSSSTTTSTSSCTTSGLLGFGDKFKKPEGAWECDVCMVQNKAQDSKCVACQTAKPGSASAAPSSLAPAAPKPASTAPLLGFGDKFKKPEGSWDCDVCCVQNKSGDQQCVACQSPKPGAKVESKGFVSSFGTQSSSTDSSSSAFKFGTGSSNSTSVGLKFGGSFTNSSNSLDFKMGNTSDSNSSSGGFKFGASSADSTGGFKFGGASDSTSTSTSSSEGFKFGGSSDGFKFGATPASTNTENKNDSTNSSTGFKFGGGSGVTFGSTAASTSTTVTGGFSFEQPKPKDQLVNTANSSLEFDSSAPKAKAEKDDPPFTGGSASSTSASSTIPVFGKPTVAEPKTATLSFGEPAAKEPALATSTFTFGKPEEKKDAALPSSGFVFNAAKEADKPAPSLGFSFSKPEPPKEVPKPAFTFGKPAESTEAPKPPAFGFGQSAADTATPKPAFGFMVNSSSTPASSSPAPSIFGAQSSSSTLAPTSAPTSTFMFGQSASSDAPPAKAFMFGQQDSQPASAAPPAPAAAAAPAPAPAQPFLFGSTANSTAFSFGGAATATPASAAPAPSAAPSPFVFSSATVSTGFGSGQAPAFGQGSSQPAAPAFGSPAPSFSATNSASPAFGAKPNAAPSFGQQPNATPVFGSSAPSAGQGGFQFGGASAFGTPNRNSAVFTFGGGAGNAANSAPSPVMSAQPVAAGGGFGFSQPPAFNIGSTKSVSSATPATQHTISGRKIKTAVRRRK
- the nup153 gene encoding nuclear pore complex protein Nup153 isoform X3 → MAATGGGKIRTRRYHIASKPYAKGKQQQPGLISRVTDTVKSIVPSWLQKYFKNGELTAGEEARVDVEQNNVAPPPNGNEDPAPLQDGRNSPEPSTSNAEPSTSKASLNFQDVLSRPPLNRSHLQFPTQDGSPSLGVSNFLFSQPSTSTASFAASPFAVASNFSLVKEIKDSSSQHEDDNISTTSGFSSRASDKDVPTSKTAPLLWSPETDRTHSGSQSGQTGLKKPAFNLSVFGTSSSSVMNNSVLNSSQLGDSPFYPGKTTYGGAAAARSGRARPGTPYHAPVRRQIKAKPAGAQPCGVTSATARRILQSLERMSSPLADAKRIPSTVSSPLSTSLNHSDLDVSSFQSKKKKVEPALPPVQKLVIPAAASVASNRSMSFRPSLTPGSVSRVVDKSNKETPVRRSPKRPDAPAPPPSTSGLSYPLSSTPTTSNTGAGGGKMKRERSIRPSSKKTDDEVSEAPDLPAISLPLSNSPLPTFSFSSPPPTSTLKPNNKPSTLIPKEPAISKQAPTVPTTPDAPFTFSTPIVKATAASPPSFSPSTGFTFSAPTMKTTPSASNGKPAPAAVAAARECKEEFEGPFKPAKVLKQGSVLDILKGPGFASPAAGPPVPELRSASESSSSAGSKFKPSLGTWNCEPNKESSSKSDSKPAKAPAASLNTLFARPPGTWDCDTCLVQNKPEVFKCVACDTAKPGTGVKPTLTLPPVLETPSTVSASSSSTTTSTSSCTTSGLLGFGDKFKKPEGAWECDVCMVQNKAQDSKCVACQTAKPGSASAAPSSLAPAAPKPASTAPLLGFGDKFKKPEGSWDCDVCCVQNKSGDQQCVACQSPKPGAKVESKGFVSSFGTQSSSTDSSSSAFKFGTGSSNSTSVGLKFGGSFTNSSNSLDFKMGNTSDSNSSSGGFKFGASSADSTGGFKFGGASDSTSTSTSSSEGFKFGGSSDGFKFGATPASTNTENKNDSTNSSTGFKFGGGSGVTFGSTAASTSTTVTGGFSFEQPKPKDQLVNTANSSLEFDSSAPKAKAEKDDPPFTGGSASSTSASSTIPVFGKPTVAEPKTATLSFGEPAAKEPALATSTFTFGKPEEKKDAALPSSGFVFNAAKEADKPAPSLGFSFSKPEPPKEVPKPAFTFGKPAESTEAPKPPAFGFGQSAADTATPKPAFGFMVNSSSTPASSSPAPSIFGAQSSSSTLAPTSAPTSTFMFGQSASSDAPPAKAFMFGQQDSQPASAAPPAPAAAAAPAPAPAQPFLFGSTANSTAFSFGGAATATPASAAPAPSAAPSPFVFSSATVSTGFGSGQAPAFGQGSSQPAAPAFGSPAPSFSATNSASPAFGAKPNAAPSFGQQPNATPVFGSSAPSAGQGGFQFGGASAFGTPNRNSAVFTFGGGAGNAANSAPSPVMSAQPVAAGGGFGFSQPPAFNIGSTKSVSSATPATQHTISGRKIKTAVRRRK